DNA sequence from the Antedon mediterranea chromosome 7, ecAntMedi1.1, whole genome shotgun sequence genome:
gtccttagaagaaatcctgacatgtgacgagacttaaacccaggacccttggagtggtagccaaccatcataaccaccaagccacaactccgaATCACCAGTAACTTGCAATTACACTGCCAGTAACAAACGTTTCAGTGTTAGGCCCTCGTTGATCAAAGTAACtttgaattatcatttttaGTCAGGTTTACAACTTATTTCTTCTTGACCGAAACTTCTCGATCCGACTGTCCAGATTTGTAATCAGTAGACCTGGTCTTGTTGGATGACGTTCGGTTGGTTCCGCCTTTCATAAGCTTAAATACACGTTGATTGCacacaaaaaatacaaagaaaaatacaCCCTGTAAGGAGTTAACAAAAACATACACGTACCAGATGACAGTTGAGCCGGTAATCGCTGCAAGGAATCCAAAGATCCACGACATACCCATTAATGTTGACAACTGAAAGCAAAAAGATCcaaattctaaaaaatattcattGGAAAAATGTTTAAGGCTCATCTACATAtggtatttttaattttcatttttaaacaaagtaTAGGCTcctgatttttaaacaaattatattgtttattgtagaATATAAACATTTGCAACAACATTGTAATTGATAATAACCTCAATTTGTTTCCGACTGTGGTGAAGCAAAATAGTGCCTCGAAAACATTGACTCTCATTGATGTATTTGTTTTCCTTTTGAATAAGAAAGTATAAAAATCGAATCAACGGGAATatcttatataataataatatacaacagaAACTTTAAAACGGTAGTCTCACAGTTTTCATTTctaaacgaaaaaaaaataccTTAGCATAGATGATCAGCTCTTCAAATCTCGACTTCGTTTTAGTATTGTTGTTCTGAATCGTTTTGGTTACTTGTTTCGTCCTCCTGATCGAAATTACTGTCATAATAAAGAAAACCACGTTCATTGACAATGTAAGAGCAACTGGGCCTCCGAATGCTATGAGATTCATTGTACCATTGCCAATGATACAGACGTCACTGTTACCATAATACATATCAAGATCAAGTGAAGATTGGATCAGACCTAAGCAGACACCAACGATCACTGCTGGCGAACCCCAGGCATAGACAGAATACAGGATCAGAGTGTTGCGTTTACGATGAGCATTCTGCGGTGAACCCTTGAAGGTAAACGTACGGCGGACATCAAATGAGAGGACATTCATCCAAAAGAATGACGCCAGCCAGAAGTAATGTTGCAAGATAGCAACAATCTTGCACATGTTTCTATGTTGTGTCTGACCAGATCCAAAAAAGAAGATTAAAAGTGCCAAGAATAACGCAACGATGAGGTTCATAACAGACTTTCCAGGTAAGGTACGTAGCGCTTTGAATCGACAATATAAGATGAAGGTTATAAGCAAAGCTGCGAGAGACATAGAAATAAATATTCGGGTTAAGAAGCCCTGCAGTGCCTCGTGATCAATCCCATCAACTTCTATGTATTCATTTTGCTGACATACTAAAATGCTTCCATTCTTTAAGTAAACGTGACTCGATGGACCATATATGATTTCGGAATGGATATGTACAATGTGACCTGTTTTCTTAGGATGTAGATGGAAACTGTTGGCTGGATGGACTTCATGGGGGCATGTTAGATTAGACTCTGAGCTGTTCCTGCAAACACGGTTGTCGAGTGGCATACTGTATGCCTGCTTATGTGTATCAAAATGGAAACTATACCGCCAATGTATATCGTGTATTCCAGAATAGGTCTGGTTTAGACTTTCTGGGTTAATACTCGTATCGTAGCATATGTCACGTGGCACGTTGTAACACAAGTGCATCACCTCAATGAAGGAGATGTTGCAAAAGAGATCGCCTTTGTCAGTACCAAGAAATGCTTCTTCCAAGAATGATTTGTATTCTCTTGGTAGAGATGAGTTTACTTCAACTATCTGCATATTCACGTTGAAACAATTATCGTTCCTGCATTTtgatatgtttaaaatatacttCTCGTTTATGTTGAGATTTTTTGTGAGACAAGTATTTGACGACGTCAGATTCTCTGTTGTCACAAAATCAATTAATAACGAAGAGCTCTCACATGTAGGAAATATTTGTTTGGCCGTCAGAGAGCGACAGATTTCTTCAAATGGGTCGTATATTTCGTCGTTTTTGCACGAACTCGCTTGAGGTAAAATAACATAATCATCACTCTGTACTTGAACATTGTCATTGCCACTTGAGAAATCAAAAAGTACTGACAACGATTTAGTTTTAGGGGAAATAACAGCAATACCAAAACCAACACTCACGATGTTAGGTCC
Encoded proteins:
- the LOC140055512 gene encoding uncharacterized protein; the encoded protein is MVKINAFTNLFNILVFSTVNVRGQDVFLCPQRHFCDVPERDLDPKCECEERCLRVGSCCIDYLHENNRSLDTPLEMASVCVKTTPAESVYLVNVCNATWFDSSIKAMCKESANPNDILRNLPVSGPNGIIHYKNVYCAMCNYVNKENVITWEVTLQCNQTSNITTLKNIGNECSVEYRSRASLAVRCDVDVISSCADTYSADSEEARKCQGYSAMVNINGKKYKNPHCVSCNNMDIENINCSSIVDEAGPNIVSVGFGIAVISPKTKSLSVLFDFSSGNDNVQVQSDDYVILPQASSCKNDEIYDPFEEICRSLTAKQIFPTCESSSLLIDFVTTENLTSSNTCLTKNLNINEKYILNISKCRNDNCFNVNMQIVEVNSSLPREYKSFLEEAFLGTDKGDLFCNISFIEVMHLCYNVPRDICYDTSINPESLNQTYSGIHDIHWRYSFHFDTHKQAYSMPLDNRVCRNSSESNLTCPHEVHPANSFHLHPKKTGHIVHIHSEIIYGPSSHVYLKNGSILVCQQNEYIEVDGIDHEALQGFLTRIFISMSLAALLITFILYCRFKALRTLPGKSVMNLIVALFLALLIFFFGSGQTQHRNMCKIVAILQHYFWLASFFWMNVLSFDVRRTFTFKGSPQNAHRKRNTLILYSVYAWGSPAVIVGVCLGLIQSSLDLDMYYGNSDVCIIGNGTMNLIAFGGPVALTLSMNVVFFIMTVISIRRTKQVTKTIQNNNTKTKSRFEELIIYAKLSTLMGMSWIFGFLAAITGSTVIWYVYVFVNSLQGVFFFVFFVCNQRVFKLMKGGTNRTSSNKTRSTDYKSGQSDREVSVKKK